AATATAGAAAAAGCAACACTGGATAATGAAGACTTCCGCAGAGTGCTTTATACCACAAAGGAGAGTCAGCTAGTTTTAATGGCGCTCAAGCCTAAGGAAGAAATCGGCATGGAGACACACAAAGACAATACTCAGTTCTTTCGGTTCGAATCGGGAGAGGGGAAGGTGATAATTGACGACAATGAGTATCTGGTGAAGGACGGAAGTGCTGTAATTGTCCCGGCTGGAGCTAAACATAATATTATCAATACATCCACATCTGAGATGTTGAAACTATATACGATCTATTCGCCAGCGCATCATAAGGACGGAATCGTACGCGCTACTAAAACAGAAGCGGAAGAAAAAGATGAAGAGTTTGATGGTACGACAACTGAATAAATACACATAAAAGAAAGGGGGAGCTTATTAGCCCCCTTATTGTTTAATAAGCTTGGCGTCGTACAATATACCTTTTATGACGTCTGAATAGTACAATATATATAGCAAACCAATATCTACTCCATTATATAGATCTTTTCTCCGAATCTCAGGTCAATGTAATCAATATTCTCTCTTGTTTCTTTGTCTGCTGCTTTCTTAAGCAAATATACTTTTAGTCTTTCCAATTGAGTTGCTATATCGTCATTAATGGTAAAATATGCCTTCCAGCCTTCTGTGGTTAAAACTGCTATATCCTGAATTGCTTGAACTAAATTACATTCTATTTCCTTTGTTTGCGATTTATTTAAATTGTTTGCCGCATTTGAGTTTTTGATCGCTCTATTTGTATTTAATGCAGACTTATTCGTGTTACTATTTGATATATTTATATTATCAAGTATCTCAGGATCATTTTCATCATCAGATTGGATTGAACTGCAGGTAGTTTCAGGTATAAGAAAACGGTCAATATCAGTATTTGTTTTAGTACTGAATGAGTCTTTGATTATAAATATAGCATTAACCAGGTCACTCGATATGATTTTATCCTTAAGTTTGATTGTTCTTTGATTCAAATCCTCAACTTTTGGAAAATACTCCTTGATCTCTGCTTCCGGAACTACATTCGTGACAACTCCTTCACGATCCATGTAATAAAAAGACTTCTGCGTCATTAAGGTCAGATTAGGAATTCTTTCCTCCAGATTTACAACCAATTTATTTGGAAATCTTTTTGTGACCGTAACTTTATTTAAAACAAATGTATCCCAAAGACGCTCCTTGGACTTATTTGAATTCAGCATGAAAAGATTACTCTGCTTGAATATAAAAAATCGCCTTTCAATAAATGATTTGTTTACTTCAAATCTGATTGTATCGTA
The Patescibacteria group bacterium genome window above contains:
- a CDS encoding FtsQ-type POTRA domain-containing protein — protein: MFRISSRSKRQRGFRKREIKVVNKPVYKNPYFKKKRPGIILRLLNKPKLIIMYLCIGGLIYLFFYAPYFTIKEVEINGNQELSYDTIRFEVNKSFIERRFFIFKQSNLFMLNSNKSKERLWDTFVLNKVTVTKRFPNKLVVNLEERIPNLTLMTQKSFYYMDREGVVTNVVPEAEIKEYFPKVEDLNQRTIKLKDKIISSDLVNAIFIIKDSFSTKTNTDIDRFLIPETTCSSIQSDDENDPEILDNINISNSNTNKSALNTNRAIKNSNAANNLNKSQTKEIECNLVQAIQDIAVLTTEGWKAYFTINDDIATQLERLKVYLLKKAADKETRENIDYIDLRFGEKIYIME
- a CDS encoding cupin domain-containing protein, with amino-acid sequence MKGYSDNIEKATLDNEDFRRVLYTTKESQLVLMALKPKEEIGMETHKDNTQFFRFESGEGKVIIDDNEYLVKDGSAVIVPAGAKHNIINTSTSEMLKLYTIYSPAHHKDGIVRATKTEAEEKDEEFDGTTTE